The DNA sequence TGCCCGGTTCCGTCGCCTGGCACATCGGATCCCTGCTGGTCCTCGCGGTGATCCTCTACCCGGTGATCTGGGTCGTCGGCGGCTCGTTCAAGAACAGCGAGGACATCATCGGCAGCCTGGACCTCTTCCCGGGCGACCCGAGCGTCTCCAACTACACCAGCCTCGCCGACGGCATCGCCGACATCTCGATCTCCACCTTCTTCCTCAACTCGCTCTTCCTCGCGGTCGGGTCGGTGATCGGGATCGTGGTGTCCTGCTCGCTGACGGCGTACGCCTTCGCGAGGATCCGGTTCGCGGGCCGGAATCTGCTGTTCACGCTGATGATCGGCACCCTCCTGCTGCCGTATCACGTGCTGCTGATCCCGCAGTACGTGCTGTTCCGCAACATGGAGATGATCAACACCTACACCCCGTTGCTGCTCGGGAAGTACCTCGCCACGGAGGCGTTCTTCGTCTTCCTGATGGTGCAGTTCATGCGGAACCTGCCCAAGGAACTCGACGAGGCGGCCCGCCTAGACGGCTGCGGGCACTTGCGGATCTACTGGTCGATCATGCTGCCGCTGTGCCGGCCGGCCCTGATCACCAGCGCGATCTTCACCTTCATCAACGCCTGGAACGACTTCATGGGCCCGCTGATCTACCTCAACGAGCCCGACAAGTACACCG is a window from the Streptomyces sp. NBC_00299 genome containing:
- a CDS encoding carbohydrate ABC transporter permease, with the translated sequence MSAPATDIKPAHIKPAPSARAGALRRRLPGSVAWHIGSLLVLAVILYPVIWVVGGSFKNSEDIIGSLDLFPGDPSVSNYTSLADGIADISISTFFLNSLFLAVGSVIGIVVSCSLTAYAFARIRFAGRNLLFTLMIGTLLLPYHVLLIPQYVLFRNMEMINTYTPLLLGKYLATEAFFVFLMVQFMRNLPKELDEAARLDGCGHLRIYWSIMLPLCRPALITSAIFTFINAWNDFMGPLIYLNEPDKYTVSLGLKMFVDQEGIANYGGMIAMSLVALLPVLAFFLAFQRYLIDGMATSGLKG